A window of the Helianthus annuus cultivar XRQ/B chromosome 4, HanXRQr2.0-SUNRISE, whole genome shotgun sequence genome harbors these coding sequences:
- the LOC118491557 gene encoding uncharacterized protein LOC118491557, protein MKDKWKWIGNSSGTFSVGSLKTQMNKDYDNSRNFCMRWCKWVPAKCNILIWRAEFDRIPTKVALIKRRVMLESDVCSMCNDGPKLSKHLFTSYEVSYRAWLSIRKWFKLPHFILFSIRDILTLYETANMDKRKADILHGIMIMACWCMWKARNEKVFNKKDYAADRIFGDSRSFGFIWLKHRSKHKALSWNNWCNYPLYMMDL, encoded by the coding sequence ATGAAGGATAAGTGGAAATGGATAGGGAACTCTTCAGGAACCTTTTCGGTTGGCTCGCTCAAAACTCAGATGAACAAGGATTATGACAACAGTAGAAACTTCTGCATGAGATGGTGTAAGTGGGTTCCAGCTAAGTGCAACATCCTTATTTGGAGGGCTGAATTCGACCGCATTCCGACGAAGGTAGCGCTTATAAAGCGGAGAGTGATGCTGGAGTCTGATGTTTGCTCGATGTGTAATGATGGTCCGAAATTGTCAAAGCATTTATTTACTTCTTATGAGGTGTCGTACAGGGCTTGGCTTAGCATCAGGAAATGGTTCAAGTTGCCGCATTTCATACTTTTCTCTATCAGAGACATTTTAACTCTGTATGAGACTGCTAATATGGATAAACGAAAAGCGGACATCTTGCACGGGATAATGATAATGGCATGTTGGTGTATGTGGAAAGCTAGGAATGAAAAAGTTTTTAATAAGAAGGATTATGCAGCGGACCGTATCTTTGGTGACAGTAGGTCTTTCGGTTTTATTTGGTTAAAACATAGGTCTAAACATAAAGCGTTATCGTGGAACAATTGGTGTAACTACCCCTTGTATATGATGGATTTGTAA
- the LOC110934676 gene encoding uncharacterized protein LOC110934676 → MAGESSSNLSIIVHRNPSESHLSELGIKSWPKWGCSPGKYQLKFDAQETCYLLKGKVKVYLKNSSEMISEFGAGDLVILPKGLSCTWDVSVAVDKHYKFESSS, encoded by the exons ATGGCAGGAGAATCTTCATCAAATCTAAGCATAATTGTTCACAGGAATCCTTCTGAATCTCATCTTTCTGAACTCGGTATCAAATCTTGGCCCAA GTGGGGATGCTCACCAGGAAAGTACCAGTTGAAGTTTGATGCACAAGAAACATGTTATCTACTAAAGGGGAAAGTGAAAGTGTACCTGAAAAACTCGTCGGAGATGATATCGGAATTTGGGGCCGGGGACCTTGTCATCTTGCCAAAGGGTCTGAGTTGCACTTGGGATGTCTCAGTTGCCGTCGATAAACACTACAAGTTTGAATCATCATCTTAA